The following is a genomic window from Episyrphus balteatus chromosome 1, idEpiBalt1.1, whole genome shotgun sequence.
ATTATGTCCATTAtgtttgaatattttgtttcgtttttataTTAGATTAAGATATTTTAACTAATAAACCTGCAGAAAAAGTGtgcttcaaaaaattgaaatatatgctaaaaaaaagaaatgcaaaatataaatttcaggCTATGTGGGGCGTTGGTAAATCATTTTACTCACAAACTGCCGCTCCAGTGGAAATAACTCCCCAAAACTATCTCTGTCGATTCAAATCAATGGGCTATAGTCGCTTGCCTGGAAAAGACAACAAAATGGGTTTGGTTGCTTTGAACTTCAACAAACCATTATCCGACATCAAGTAAGTACattaaagacattttttttttctattttcactcCTAAAATCTTCATATCTCTCTTGTAGTgctcaaaaacaacaaataatagcAAACCTTAATCAGATATTCGGTAATAAACCAAATTTACTAATTAACATCGAATCTATGAAAGAACAAGATGATAAAAAATCCCAAATTGTAATTTACATTGAGGAGAAATCTCAAATGGCTCCAAATGAAACGAAAAGAGTACTCGCCACAGATGCATCGAATTATCTCAATCAACCTAATGTCAAACCACAATTGGCAAATTTAGGAATTGAAGATGTTTTAGCTTTAGTTCTTCCCGATGAAGATCAATTGAAAGAATATTTAGAAAATCCACCAAAAGGAATTGATCCTAGAATGTGGCGACAAGCTAAACTAGATAATCCTGATCCGAAAAAATTCATTCCAGTACCAATGATTGGATTCCATGATCTTAAATGGCGCATCAAATGTCAAGAAAATGAAACAGAAACTCATGCATTGTATTTGAATAAGGTGGAAAGAGATTTGGCTGAGTTGAAACAACGTCATGCTAGTACAACTGCGAAAATAATGGAACACAAAAGGAAACTGGCAGAACTTAGTCATAAGATTTTAAAGGTAAATTAAGTGAATAATGGGGAAGATTTTGTTATATTGGTTTGTTTTGTTCTCTTAGATTGTTGTCAAACAGGAATGCACGAGAAAAGTTGGACTGGCTTTATCTCCCGAAGAGGAGGCGTTACGAAGCAAGCTGGAAAATATGCAGGCATTGGTTTCAGCACCAACACAATTTAAGGTATTACAATTAAATTCTATTTCTAAGTCGTATTTTGATTTGTATCGTTCTGTTACAGGGTCGCCTAAGTGAACTTCTGTCACAGATGAGAATGCAAAGGAATCAATATGCCCTAACCGGAGGCAGCGAATACACGATAGACAAAGACTGTGAAGCTGAAATGAAATCGTTTTTGGGAATGCAACAGAAAGCAATGGAAGTTTTAACGGAAACTGTAAATAAGGACCTT
Proteins encoded in this region:
- the LOC129919434 gene encoding probable nucleoporin Nup54, translating into MSFSFGTNAPGLGATSTPAKPTTGLGSFSFGGATANPAPAFGQTAPTQAAPAFGATSTFGNTGFGATTSAPTLGGFGAFGSNTTTTAAPTLGGFGAFGTNTATSSAPSMFGNTSTGFGGFGATSTTSTAPTFGGFGTTAQTSTGFGGFGASTTTTSAPGFGGFGTTAPQQTSFGGFGSFGSSFAKPATSAAPAFGGFGNTFQLGQTQQQQQQQQQQQQQMQQQQISPDEAFAQSIFNVSIYGDERDTIIAKWNYLQAMWGVGKSFYSQTAAPVEITPQNYLCRFKSMGYSRLPGKDNKMGLVALNFNKPLSDINAQKQQIIANLNQIFGNKPNLLINIESMKEQDDKKSQIVIYIEEKSQMAPNETKRVLATDASNYLNQPNVKPQLANLGIEDVLALVLPDEDQLKEYLENPPKGIDPRMWRQAKLDNPDPKKFIPVPMIGFHDLKWRIKCQENETETHALYLNKVERDLAELKQRHASTTAKIMEHKRKLAELSHKILKIVVKQECTRKVGLALSPEEEALRSKLENMQALVSAPTQFKGRLSELLSQMRMQRNQYALTGGSEYTIDKDCEAEMKSFLGMQQKAMEVLTETVNKDLKALQIIIDGMPELVRG